One Balaenoptera acutorostrata unplaced genomic scaffold, mBalAcu1.1 scaffold_1059, whole genome shotgun sequence genomic region harbors:
- the LOC130704521 gene encoding ninjurin-1-like isoform X1, with protein sequence MDSRPEEYELNGDVRPGSPGSPDASAPRWGRNRPINMNHYANKKSAAESMLDIALLLANASQLKAVIEQGPGFAFFIPLVVLISISLMLQIGVGVLLIFLGACLGRGPQQWEGPGVPLPHGQLILPARTLGCVTYPTECFPGPHRAARRPRPFSLGTWSKM encoded by the exons ATGGACTCGCGACCCGAGGAGTATGAGCTCAATGGCGACGTGCGCCCGGGCTCGCCTGGCTCCCCGGACGCCTCG GCACCCCGCTGGGGCAGGAACCGGCCCATCAACATGAACCATTATGCCAATAAGAAGAGTGCGGCAGAGAGCATGCTGGACATCGCACTGCTGTTGGCCAACGCCTCCCAGCTGAAGGCTGTCATCGAGCAGGGCCCTGGCTTCGCCTTCTTCATCCCCCTGGTGGTCCTCATCTCCATCTCCCTCATGCTGCAGATTGGTGTGGGCGTGCTGCTCATCTTCCTTGGTGCGTGCCTGGGCAGGGGGCCCCAGCAGTGGGAGGGCCCTGGGGTACCCCTGCCCCACGGTCAGCTGATTCTGCCTGCACGCACCCTGGGATGCGTCACTTACCCCACTGAGTGTTTTCCAGGCCCTCACAGAGCTGCAAGGAGGCCCCGGCCCTTCTCACTAGGCACGTGGTCCAAAATGTAG
- the LOC130704521 gene encoding ninjurin-1-like isoform X2, with translation MDSRPEEYELNGDVRPGSPGSPDASAPRWGRNRPINMNHYANKKSAAESMLDIALLLANASQLKAVIEQGPGFAFFIPLVVLISISLMLQIGVGVLLIFLGPHRAARRPRPFSLGTWSKM, from the exons ATGGACTCGCGACCCGAGGAGTATGAGCTCAATGGCGACGTGCGCCCGGGCTCGCCTGGCTCCCCGGACGCCTCG GCACCCCGCTGGGGCAGGAACCGGCCCATCAACATGAACCATTATGCCAATAAGAAGAGTGCGGCAGAGAGCATGCTGGACATCGCACTGCTGTTGGCCAACGCCTCCCAGCTGAAGGCTGTCATCGAGCAGGGCCCTGGCTTCGCCTTCTTCATCCCCCTGGTGGTCCTCATCTCCATCTCCCTCATGCTGCAGATTGGTGTGGGCGTGCTGCTCATCTTCCTTG GCCCTCACAGAGCTGCAAGGAGGCCCCGGCCCTTCTCACTAGGCACGTGGTCCAAAATGTAG